A single region of the Acidithiobacillus acidisediminis genome encodes:
- a CDS encoding sigma-54-dependent transcriptional regulator, which produces MADPLLIIEDEIFLGREMRRYFEKEGWQVFWAERLGDAEQLLADDLSPLVTLADLNLPDGNGLDLLERSRERGIQGEWIFLTAYGSVPDSVRALRLGAYDFLEKPCEMERLAMVVRSAGRAARAQRRVADDTSQHSRRYSATAFLGTSPAAQRVREILQRLAQVPYSGLIISGETGTGKGLAARILHYSGLRRDGPMVEINCAALPRELLESELFGYEAGAFTGATSRHRGLVEQANGGSLFLDEISEMDLDLQAKLLKVIEDRSLRRLGGDRTIEVDVRFLAASNRDLDALVADGRFRADLYHRLSVVRLLLPALRERKEDLQELVPHFVAEFNAQAGKRVRHISPAVWTALESYDWPGNVRELRNVVERGVLFSEGEELPLEWLQLPGMEPASACPAPGACPFDDQRQVILPIDGSMDLDSMEREILSRVLQSTDYNVTQAARILGTTRETLRYRVRKYGLLSEDG; this is translated from the coding sequence GTGGCTGATCCCTTATTGATCATCGAAGATGAGATCTTTCTCGGGCGGGAGATGCGTCGTTATTTTGAGAAAGAGGGCTGGCAGGTGTTCTGGGCCGAGCGCCTTGGCGATGCGGAGCAGCTCCTCGCAGATGATCTCAGTCCCTTGGTTACCCTGGCCGATCTGAATCTCCCGGATGGGAATGGTCTGGACTTGCTGGAACGCTCGCGGGAGCGGGGTATCCAAGGAGAATGGATCTTCCTTACCGCCTATGGCAGCGTGCCCGATTCCGTGCGTGCCCTGCGTCTGGGCGCCTACGATTTTCTCGAAAAACCGTGTGAAATGGAACGCTTGGCCATGGTAGTCCGCTCCGCTGGGCGAGCCGCCAGGGCGCAACGGCGGGTGGCAGATGACACCAGCCAGCACAGCCGGCGCTACAGCGCGACGGCTTTTCTCGGCACCAGTCCAGCGGCGCAACGAGTGCGCGAGATTCTGCAACGCCTAGCTCAGGTGCCCTATAGTGGTCTGATCATTTCCGGCGAGACGGGAACGGGTAAGGGGCTGGCGGCGCGGATTCTGCATTATAGCGGTTTACGGCGCGATGGACCGATGGTGGAGATCAACTGCGCCGCCTTACCGCGGGAGCTTCTGGAATCCGAGCTTTTTGGTTACGAAGCCGGGGCCTTTACGGGAGCCACCTCTCGCCATCGCGGTCTAGTAGAACAAGCGAACGGCGGTAGCCTATTTCTCGATGAAATCTCGGAGATGGACCTTGATCTGCAGGCCAAACTCTTGAAGGTGATCGAAGATCGTAGCTTACGTCGCTTGGGGGGAGACCGCACGATCGAAGTCGACGTCCGCTTTCTCGCTGCCAGTAACCGCGACCTCGATGCCTTGGTGGCCGACGGACGTTTTCGCGCCGATCTCTACCATCGTCTCAGTGTCGTGCGCCTTCTTTTACCTGCCCTGCGCGAGCGCAAAGAAGACCTCCAGGAGCTGGTGCCGCATTTTGTGGCGGAATTCAATGCCCAGGCGGGAAAGCGAGTACGACACATCAGCCCCGCCGTCTGGACGGCCCTAGAGAGCTATGACTGGCCTGGGAATGTCCGCGAACTGCGCAATGTGGTTGAACGTGGTGTGTTGTTCTCCGAGGGCGAGGAATTACCGTTGGAGTGGCTGCAATTGCCGGGGATGGAACCTGCCAGCGCGTGCCCGGCACCGGGTGCTTGCCCATTCGATGATCAGCGGCAGGTCATCCTGCCCATCGATGGCAGTATGGATCTGGATAGCATGGAACGTGAAATTTTATCGCGGGTCCTGCAATCCACGGATTACAACGTTACCCAGGCAGCGCGGATTCTTGGCACCACGCGGGAAACGTTGCGCTACCGCGTGCGTAAGTATGGTTTGCTGAGCGAGGATGGCTAG
- a CDS encoding phytoene/squalene synthase family protein, which yields MTDNIASEQAPGSMDRDAALRYQTASLQRVSRTFALTIPQLPPGLREAVGNGYLLCRIADTIEDDPHLTWEAKAHWQQVFLSVLRQEIAPTDFATGFAAVMAAEMPEGEHDLIAHSAAVVALTHSFDPVQQSALIRCVQIMGAGMAEFQRRASRAGLRDQADMDHYCYVVAGVVGEMLTALFVNQEPRMLAGGVDLQALAVSFGQGLQMTNILKDLWTDWERGVLWLPQDRIRAHGLEPVDLHPGMNHPGFSALLAEMLALAARHLRNAMTFTLQIPAEQAGMRDFCLWAIAMAVLTLRRIAENPGFRSGEEVKISRDSVRNVVLLSRLLHRFDPLLDLAFRVGIKPLPRGSLC from the coding sequence ATGACCGATAATATTGCCTCGGAGCAGGCCCCAGGAAGCATGGATCGGGATGCCGCCCTGCGCTATCAGACAGCGAGTTTGCAGCGAGTTTCGCGTACTTTTGCCCTTACGATTCCGCAACTACCCCCGGGTTTGCGGGAAGCGGTGGGGAACGGCTATCTACTCTGCCGTATCGCCGACACCATCGAAGACGATCCCCACCTGACTTGGGAGGCCAAGGCGCATTGGCAGCAGGTATTCCTGTCGGTTTTGCGCCAGGAAATCGCGCCAACGGATTTCGCAACCGGCTTCGCGGCGGTCATGGCGGCAGAAATGCCAGAGGGAGAACATGACCTGATTGCCCATAGCGCTGCGGTTGTCGCTCTGACGCACAGCTTCGATCCGGTGCAGCAGTCGGCCCTGATACGTTGTGTGCAGATCATGGGCGCGGGCATGGCAGAGTTTCAGCGGCGCGCCTCTCGGGCGGGATTGCGTGATCAGGCCGACATGGATCACTACTGCTACGTCGTCGCCGGTGTGGTTGGCGAAATGCTCACGGCCCTGTTCGTAAACCAGGAACCTCGCATGTTGGCAGGTGGTGTGGATCTGCAGGCGCTCGCCGTGTCTTTTGGGCAGGGTCTGCAAATGACCAATATTCTCAAGGATCTCTGGACGGATTGGGAGCGGGGCGTGCTGTGGTTGCCCCAGGATCGCATCCGCGCCCATGGATTGGAGCCAGTGGATCTGCATCCGGGAATGAACCATCCAGGCTTTTCTGCCCTATTGGCCGAGATGTTGGCTTTGGCAGCCCGCCATTTGCGTAATGCCATGACCTTTACCTTGCAAATCCCGGCGGAGCAGGCCGGTATGCGGGATTTTTGCCTGTGGGCTATTGCCATGGCCGTGCTGACCTTGCGTCGTATCGCCGAAAATCCTGGCTTTCGCAGTGGTGAAGAGGTCAAGATCAGTCGCGACAGTGTGCGTAATGTGGTCTTGCTGTCCCGTCTGCTGCATCGTTTTGACCCCCTGCTGGACCTCGCTTTTCGAGTGGGTATCAAGCCGTTGCCGCGGGGTTCCCTATGCTGA
- the shc gene encoding squalene--hopene cyclase has product MLMPTARYALPTFSRSALQQSIAAAQQALRQHQAQDGHWCFEFEADCTIPAEYILMMHYMDDRDADLQAKIAVYLRRHQGDHGGWPLYHGGQFDMSASVKAYYALKLAGDAPEASHMQRARAAILAHGGAERANVFTRITLALFRQVPWRAVPFIPVEIMFLPRWFPMHIDKVASWSRTVMVPLFILCSRKAQAKNPTGVGIPELFRQAPDEIHDYFVCARKGIVARTFLALDRLGRTLEPLIPAWIRNRAIRRAEAWFIARLNGVHGINGIFPAMVNAHEALALLGYPKEHPYRQQTRQALQNLLVERAQEAYCQPCVSPVWDTCWGLRALLEIAPEPEEDALAAMHWLLQRQITDAPGDWQHLRPHLRGGGWAFQYENSYYPDLDDTAAVAWTLHRAGRPEDRPALERAADWLVGMQSRNGGFGAYDVDNTHYYLNEIPFADHKALLDPPTADVSGRVLTFLAALNRPQDRPAIDRLVKYLLDQQESNGSWFGRWGSNYIYGTWSVLIAFAELGDPTVRPAMERAAAWLRAVQQEDGGWGESNDSYLDPGLAGQGQPATAAHTAWACLALMAAGDRDTDALRRGIAWLQEHQAADGEWHDPWFNAPGFPRVFYITYHGYKLYFPLWALSQYQNLQARA; this is encoded by the coding sequence ATGCTGATGCCGACAGCGCGCTATGCGTTGCCGACGTTTTCCCGCAGCGCACTGCAGCAGAGCATCGCGGCCGCACAACAGGCGCTACGGCAACATCAAGCGCAGGATGGGCATTGGTGCTTTGAGTTTGAAGCCGATTGTACGATCCCGGCGGAATACATCCTGATGATGCACTACATGGATGATCGGGATGCCGATCTGCAGGCCAAGATTGCGGTGTATTTGCGTCGCCATCAGGGCGATCATGGCGGCTGGCCCCTGTATCATGGTGGTCAATTCGATATGAGTGCATCCGTAAAGGCCTATTATGCCCTCAAGCTCGCGGGCGATGCGCCGGAGGCGTCGCATATGCAGCGTGCCCGAGCCGCAATTCTGGCGCATGGCGGTGCGGAGCGGGCAAATGTCTTTACCCGGATCACCCTGGCCCTGTTTCGTCAGGTACCTTGGCGCGCGGTTCCCTTCATTCCCGTGGAAATCATGTTTCTCCCGCGCTGGTTTCCCATGCACATCGATAAGGTGGCGTCCTGGTCGCGCACGGTCATGGTCCCGCTGTTCATCTTGTGCAGTCGGAAAGCGCAGGCGAAAAACCCCACCGGCGTGGGTATACCGGAGTTGTTTCGGCAGGCACCAGACGAAATTCATGACTACTTTGTTTGTGCTCGCAAGGGCATCGTGGCGCGGACATTTCTCGCGTTGGATCGCTTGGGGCGAACACTGGAACCCCTCATTCCCGCCTGGATTCGCAATCGTGCGATTCGCCGTGCCGAGGCTTGGTTTATTGCCCGTTTGAATGGCGTGCATGGTATCAACGGGATCTTTCCGGCCATGGTCAATGCGCATGAAGCCTTGGCCTTGCTCGGTTATCCCAAGGAGCATCCCTATCGTCAGCAGACTCGCCAGGCATTGCAAAATCTCCTGGTCGAGCGCGCGCAGGAGGCCTACTGTCAGCCCTGCGTTTCGCCCGTCTGGGACACCTGCTGGGGCCTGCGTGCGCTACTCGAGATTGCGCCCGAGCCGGAGGAGGATGCCCTGGCGGCCATGCATTGGCTCTTGCAGCGACAAATTACGGATGCTCCAGGAGACTGGCAACACCTTCGTCCGCATCTGCGCGGTGGCGGCTGGGCCTTTCAGTACGAAAATTCGTATTACCCCGATTTGGATGACACTGCCGCGGTGGCTTGGACTCTGCATCGGGCCGGACGGCCAGAGGATCGCCCCGCCTTGGAGCGAGCGGCGGATTGGCTGGTTGGAATGCAGTCCCGCAATGGTGGCTTTGGCGCCTATGATGTCGACAATACCCATTATTACCTGAACGAAATCCCGTTTGCTGATCACAAGGCCCTGCTCGACCCACCCACGGCGGATGTGAGTGGCCGGGTCCTGACCTTTCTTGCGGCTCTGAATCGTCCGCAGGATCGCCCGGCGATCGATCGCCTGGTCAAATATCTACTCGATCAGCAAGAATCCAATGGTTCCTGGTTTGGGCGCTGGGGAAGCAATTACATTTATGGGACCTGGTCGGTATTGATTGCCTTTGCGGAACTTGGAGATCCGACCGTGCGGCCGGCGATGGAACGGGCTGCCGCTTGGTTGCGCGCGGTGCAGCAGGAGGACGGTGGTTGGGGCGAAAGTAATGACTCCTACCTGGATCCTGGCCTTGCTGGTCAAGGGCAGCCTGCGACCGCCGCGCACACGGCTTGGGCGTGTCTGGCCCTGATGGCTGCGGGAGACCGTGACACTGACGCCCTGCGGCGCGGAATCGCCTGGCTCCAGGAGCATCAGGCAGCCGATGGCGAATGGCACGATCCATGGTTCAATGCTCCAGGGTTTCCGCGCGTGTTCTATATCACCTACCACGGTTACAAACTATATTTTCCCTTATGGGCGCTCAGCCAGTATCAGAATCTCCAGGCCCGCGCTTAG